The genomic segment GCATTGGTAAGTTCTCTTGGGGTTGAAATCAGTCGTACTATTGAGCTCAATAATGGCTCGTTAGTGCCGAGCTTTCGAGCTGATTGGTTCCATAATTTTTCTGCCAAGGGAGAAAATACCATCGCCACCTTGCAAAGCGGTGAATCTTTCAGTGTTGATGGTCGCACGGCAAGCGAAAATGCCCTGGAATTAGCCCTTGGTTTAAGGGTACTGGTCAGCAATAAGCTACACGGTTATTTTGAATATCAATACACCTTTGCCGACAATTAAAGTGGAGCCCATTTACTAAGCACAGGACTCAGTTATTATTTTTAAGAGACAGACCATGTTCACGGCAGAGATCGGTTTCAGATCTACTATTTTTCTCCATATTATCATATTAAGTAGATACTATGGAAAGAAAGGACAAACAGAGATGCGCCCGCCGGAACTCTGTTAAGGGCAAGGGTGGGTAGCGGCGTCAGTAGCGTAGCGGCGAGCAAGCGGAGGCCCCCCTCCTGACCTCTCCCGCAAAAAAAAATCCCATATTACACGATAAAATAAGATATCATCTTACTAACTGCTACGAAACGTTAGACCCTAATGAGCTTCACCCTTGCCCATGTGTCCATTTCAAGCTCAGGAAAATCAAACTGCCGAAGATTTTTTTGCCACCATCTATTCAATATCGTGCAGACCTTAAAAAAATAAGCCTATAGCTAACAGGCTAAATTATATGGGATCCCAATGCGCAAAACGAAATTATACCTGGCCCTTGCCAGCTTAATGCTGGCCACCCCAGCCCACTCCTATGAAACAATTACTGTCGGAAATTTTGAAGCTCAACTTCTTGCCCCTGGAGAATCAGCATACGCCATAGGAGCACAAACTAGTGAAGGTGCTTATACAGAGGTGGGGGACAGAAGAATAATAACAGGAACCGAAGCGTGGACTGAGGGGCATAGAGATGCTATTAGCAGAAGCCTGCAAGCACTCGAACAGAGTTTTGCCATGGGTAGCCCAAAAAGAAAGATGCAGATTGCCTTTGCTCTAAAGAAAGGGAAAGAGGCAAATCTCGGGGACTCACTCGGCACCCTGATTTACGATCAATATTTGACGAAGATTATTTCAACAGGAGAGTTGCTCCTGCGTGACAATAGCCCTACAGACAAGATCCTGGGTAGTGTAGACGATACTATCAACATATACACATCTACTCCTCTACACTACGGGCCTGATGCTCCTGGCCACGATCAATATGACTTCCAGTCAACGGTAACCCATGAAATACTTCATGCCATGGGTATTATGAATGGTAATGACACCGATGGCAGCTATCCAAATGGCATCACAAGATGGGATTCATTGTTAGAAGATGGTAAGGGTGGACATCCTACTCCCGAGAATAGCCCCTCTATGACGACTACCGGTAAACTCGGTACTGTCTTCTGGACAGGGGCGGCTGCCAAGGCTACCTATGGAGGCCCTGTCCCTATCCAAACTTTTGCAGATGGATATAAAGAAGGTAGTTCTCTTGGCCATCCAGGTCCTGCTGGAGAGCTGATGACTTACCAGAGCGATTACTTAGAATTCCCAAGAGCTCCGAACAAGCTGCTGCTTGATATGTTTCGAGATATGGGGTGGAAGATAAATGAGGCGTACTACAATAGTTTTGGTCCCACCTATTACAGCAATAATAGCCGCATAAGCAATACGAATAACTTCGAAACAAGCCATAGCTACACCTACGGTATGTATGTTAATGGTAATTATAATCTTATTGAGCAAAGTGGTAATTTAAAAACAACGAAGGAATATTCTAACACCCTACATATATATGGAGATAAAAACATAATCAGGGTGAGCGGCAAACAGTCTGCCGAGGCAAATTACTCTCACGCTCTTTATGCTTTTGGTAGATATAACCAGATATTTATAGAAAGAGAGGGGGCTCTGGCCGCTAGGGGAGATGGCTCTGTTGGTATTTTACTTTTTGGTGCTGATAACACTATTTTTCACTCTGGAACTATCAAGGCGAGGGATGGAGCGACAGCCATTAGGATTGACAATCCTTTTGCTCACCAGGCCCAAGGGGGACATGTTCTAAATGCATCACTGCATATTCAAACCGGCTCAGAAATAGTTGGGAATATTATTAATAGTGCCTCTGGTATGGCAGATATGACCTTTGGCAGTAATTATGCCAGTGATGGTATTAGCTCTAGCCCTGACCCTGATTTCAATTTTTCCTATAATGATGAGATACGAGGGAATTGGCATCATACTATTACGGCAGGAAAATTAAATTTAGGCGCTTCGGCTATTATCGAAGGCAATATGGTGAATTATGGTACGCTAGCTGGTAATGGCACCATTATTGGTGATGTTGATAGCGCGGGTATTATCGCCCCGGGTAATTCTATTGGCAAACTAACAATTAACGGAAATCTTAGCCAAACCAGTAGCTCTGATTTACAAATAGAATTTGGTGACGGTGGCTACGATCAGCTTGTGGTGAGCGGTACAGCTCATCTTGACGGCGCACTTTCATTAATCCCCATTGGTTACCTGGCCCCCGGTACCCATCAATTCATCAACGCAGGCGCCCTTGCCGGTAACTTTGCCACTGTAAATAACTTTTCCAGCAGTATCCTGCAAACCTCTGCTGCCAGTTTAAATCCCAGCAATTTCACCCTAACGCGCAGGAGTTACGCATCGGTAAGTGAAAGCCAGCAGCAAAGTCTAGCCAGTGCTTTTGATAGAGCTCGACCGACTGCAAGCGGAGATATGGCAGATACTCTCAATCTGATGGATCTGATGGATCTTACCGATATCAGGCAGGCAGCAGACGATTTTTCACCTTATTTTTACAACTCTGTTACCACAGCAATTTTAGAAAACATCAGAACAAGATCAACTTTCTTGCAAAACAAGATAAGAGGAGATGAAGCAGATCGTCAATCGCCACTCTGGTTCTCGGGCTACGGCGGTACTACTCAGTACGACAAGACAATTACCAGCAACGATTTTAAAACAAAATATGCCGGTTTTATGCTGGGCTTTGACAGACAATTTGCATCTGGATTTCAGCTAGGAGCCGCAGGCGCTTTCACTGATTTTTCTCTGAAGGAAAAAGCCACCACCAGCAAGGCAAGGGGTTCTGTTTATGATGGCTATCTTTACGGTTCATGGTCACCACAGGCAAATGATGCGTTCTACCTGCAATCAACTCTAGGCATTGGCCTTACTGACTCTAAAACCAATCGCAATATACCCTTTCTAGATAGAACAGCCACTAGCGACCACGATGCAATCCATTACTCTGCCTTTCTTGGCGGTGGTTACAAACAGCAGATAGGCAATTGGTCTCTTGAGCCACGGGCAGGGTTTGAGTACATCAATCTTGATGAAGACGGCTGCACAGAATATGGAGCAGGAGCCGCCTCCCTTGCTGTTAACTCAAAAGATTCCGATGCATTGGTAAGTTCTCTTGGGGTTGAAATTAGTCACACCTTTGATCTCAATAATGGCTTATTAGTGCCGAGCTTTCGAGCTGATTGGTTCCATAATTTTTCTGCAGAGGGAGAAGACACCATTGCCACCTTGCAAAGCGGTGAAACTTTTAGTGTTGATGGTCGCACAGCAAGCGAAAATGCCCTGGAATTAGCCCTTGGTTTAAGGGTACTGGTCAGCGATAAACTACACGCTTATCTCGAATATCAATATACCTTTGCCGACCATCAAAATGGAGCCCATTTACTGAGTACAGGACTGAGTTATTATTTTTAAGGGATGTTTACGGCAAAGTTCGGCCATAGAGACACCACCTTCAGCGACGGGAAATAGCAACAGCGGAGCGGCGAAGGGAAAGTTAGAAGGAAAAAGCGGAGTGACGGCAGGGGTGCAAGTGACTGACGTAGCTCACCTCCCCCTCAACCCCGTCCCGGCACCTTAGAGAATGGGTGGCTCCTGGCAAAACTCAGGATATAGCTTTTTTGCACACTCCGGACAGATACCATGACTGAATTCTGCCTCTGAATGATCCCTTATGTATGACTCAATTTCACTCCAGTAACCCCTGTCATCTCTAATATTCTTGCATGACGCACAGATGGGCAGGAAACCACTGAGTTGCTTTACCTTATCAAGGGCCAATTGCAGTTCTGTAATCAATCTCTCGCTTTCAGCTTCTGCATTTTTTATTTCAGTAACATCCAGGATTGCCCCTACCAGGCCTGTAACCTGTCCATCTGTTCTCTCGAAGGTTGCCTTGTGGCAATATAACCTGACGATTACTGGCATGAGTTTTACTTTTAACTTCAAATTCATAAATTTGAGTTCCGGGCTTATTGATAAGATCGGAATCTTTTTTATGATAAATGTTGGCAAGATTGGCAGGGGCAATATCATAGACAGACTTTCCTATGATCTCTTTTCTGGGCATATCCATGAAATCTTCATAACTCTTATTACATCCTACGTAAATGCACTCTTCATCTTTGTAAAAAATTGGCACAGGGATTCTGTCTAAAAGTTGCTGCTGGAAGTAGAGTGATGCTGCCAGCTTTTGTTCCGCGGCTTTCTGTTTCGTGATTAGCCTGGAACTGACTAGACCGAACAGAACAAAACATACCAGAACCAATATCCTGATAAATATTTCACCTTTCGAAATATCTGTCGCTAAGAACTCAATAAATGACCCTTTATTAAATAGCAAATAGTCCACCATGACGTGACCTGCACAGATAAAAAGACCCATGAGAATAGCCAATGAGATGATCTTGTTTTCAGTCTTCATAGCTAGCCTTCTCCTTTTATAAAAACAGGGTATTGCTCGTGCGTAGACATTATGATCTCTTCTTTTTATTGTAGAAATATTTTCTTAGCCACTCGCATGCAAAACTGCTCAAACCAGAATTAATTTTATATGGCTCATCATTATCCCCACTTCTTGAAGTGATACCCTATCGGTTTAACAGGAACAAGATGAACCTGCAAAGGGTTTCCCTCTCAGATATCAAACTTTTGCAGTAAGGCAGCTTGTAGGGGGGAGGGATTTTGCTCCGTTACACGGGCAAGGATGGATAGCAGCGACGAACCCCCTTCACCTCCCCCTTTTCTCCTCCCCCTTATTTTCAAGGGGGAGGTCGGGAGGGGGTTGAAGGGGGAGGTAAAGGGGGGAGGAGGAGAGTGCCTAGAAGAAGAGCCGAGGTTCCTTGCGAGTGCGGCAGTTATTATGCAGCTTCAAAGCCAGTTCGGCAAGAGCCGGAACGGCAAAGGAGATGGCGGACGTCGGGCAGCTCTTAATGCAGGCACAGCAACGGATACAGTCACCGGCCTCAAAGAGTATCTTGCCCTCGACAGCACTGATGATCCCTGCAGGACAGACCGAGGTACAGGTCTCACAAAAGTTACAGAGAGTTGAATCGACCTGCGGAGTATAGTCCACCGGTCCAACGCCCTGTCGATATTCCGCATTGCCGGGCACCTGGAGGGCTGAATCACCACTATGGGCAAGTCTCTCTGCTACCTCTCGACCAAACTCTTTGGCGGCGAGGAGATCTGCCTCATCCGGTCTACCGGCACCGATGGGGGTATTGCTGGTGGAGTAGGAGTGTTCGCCGATAAAGGCGGCGGCAGCTAAGGGGACAAAGCCCTGAGACTGGGCCAGATCCTGCAACTCTAGAAGGGCATCCTCAAAATCACGATTACCGTAGACCACCACCAGAACGGCAGGGGTTCCTGCCCCCCGAATTGCCTCCAGACGCTTACGGGCCAGGGGTGCTATTCGTCCGGCATAGACGGGAACAACTATAATGGCCAGGGCAGTGGCAGGTAGTGCCTCTTCTGCCGTGGCAAAGGTAAGGTCATGCCTGTGGAAGGCTGGACCGGCAAGCTCTTCGGCAATACTATAGCCGATGCTCTTTGAGGTATTTGTGGGGGAAAAATATATGAGATGGGTACTGTCTGTATGATGCATCGTGTCACCTTTTGAAAAACGTGAAAGCTACTCAGCCACAGCACTCGAAAAGGGTACTGCGGATATAATACAGGGTGTAATTATTAAGACTGTTGGAAGGCCTCAACGACAAAACACCCCTTGGTAAAAGCCCCTTAAAGGAGTTCAAGACCAGTAGAACAAGCCTAGAGGCTATAAATAAAGCGTCTGTCCACCTTGCCACTGGCCGTCCTGACCAGTTGGGAGACATAGATGATCTGCCGGGGCAGGGCATATTTATCCAGTACCTCCGCAAGCATGAGACACATCTTTTTTCGGAAGAGATCCTGTTTGGATCTGCTCAGATAATAGATATCGGCCGACTCTATGACCAGAATAATCTTCCGGCCCAGACGACTGTCAGGACTTGAGGTCAGCAAAAATGGATAGTCAAGCAGATGGACAATGCGGCTCTCAAGCTCTTCCGGGGAAAATTTAATTCCGCCTGAGTTAATGATATTATCCCAGCGCCCCAACCAGCGAAAGCCTCCGGCACAAAGCGCTGCCATATCGTTACTGATCAGAGCTTGGCCTACCACCTCACCATCCTCCACCACCAGACAGCCACGCTCATCACAGGCGAACTCCACCCCCGGCAGGCCTCGATAAATATCATCGACACCAATTTTTTGCAGGGCCACATGGGAGCAGGTCTCTGTCATGCCATAGCCCAGATAAAACTCCGTCTCCGGGCAGGCCAAAATCAACTCCCGCAGGGGGGCTGAAACCTCGGCCCCGCCGAGGAGAACAGTCTTCACCCGGACAGTATAGCCAATATCCCGCAGCATATTTTCCGCCTGAAGGGGAACCATGGCCACAAAGTCAATATCGTCACTAAATTTTCGGTGGGGATTGCCCTCGGGGGCGATGGTCAGAAGCTCGGCCCCGGAGACCAGGGCCCTAATAAGCATCATCTTACCGGCAATATATTCCGCCGAGAGACAGAGGGCCAGTCGACTGACCTCCGAGATATGAAAAAAAGCACAGGTCCGACGGGCAGAGGCCAACATGGCCCTCTTGGCAAGCTGAATAGGCTTGGCCTTTCCGGTGGAGCCAGAGGTATACTGCTCTATACTCTCCGCAGACTGCCACCAGGCAGCCAAAAAGGTGAAAATATTCTGCCGCCAGAGGGGCAGATCGAGGAAGGCCTCGCTCTTAAGCAGGGAGGTAAGAGATTCAGCATCATAGATCTTTCCATCAATTTTAACAGAGTCCATCGGCAGATCCTTTAAGATACCCCCAAAAGTCCCCCGTCCACGGCAAGGTTTGAGGGAAGATTATTGGTATATAGCTGGCCTGTCCCCAGCCCTTGGGGCATGGTGGGCTGATAGAGGGCCGTCCACTGGGCAATGGCGGCAAGCCCCAGATTAGATTCAAGGGCCGAAGTGATCCAGAAACCGATACCACGCTCTCGAGCAAGCTCTATCCACTGTCCGGCATAGTGAAAGCCACCAAGCAGGGATGGTTTGAGAATGATATACTGGGGCCTGATGGCATCGAGCATGGCAGAACGCTGTTCAGCCCCTAGCCCGATCAGCTCCTCATCCAGAGCAATGGCCAGAGGAGAGTTGGCACAGAGAGCCGCCATCTCGGACCATTGATGCTGGCGAATGGGCTGCTCAATGGAGTGAAGATGGAACTGACTGAGACGCTTCAGTCTTTGTGGGGCATTGGCAGGCGAAAAGGCACCGTTGGCATCGACCCGAATCTCCAGCTGCTGCGGAGAAAAGCTCTCACGAATGCCGGCGAGAAGGGCACACTCTTTATCGAAATCAATGGCCCCAATCTTCAATTTCAGACAGCCATAGCCCTCGGCCAGCTTGGCCTCGATCTGTTCCTGCATAAAAGCGGCCTCGCCCATCCAGATCAGGCCATTGACCGGAATCCGCTTTTCACCACGAGTAAAGTCCGAGGCGAACCACTCCTGCCTGCCTCCAGAGAGCAGATCCAGCAGGGCCATCTCCAGGGCAAAGCGCAGGGCAGGAAAGCGACCATCGGTTGAGACCTGCCAGGAATCCAAAATTCCGGCAATATCGGTCAGAACAGACCTGTAGTCAGAAAAATCCGCCCCCCCCCTCTCAGCCAGAAACTGGCGGAGACGAATTGGCTCCTCGGCCCGAAGTCTCCGGGCAAGGAGATCAAGCTCTCGCCCTATCTGCTCCTCGGGATCAAGAGAGAGTCCCGGAATAAGGGATACCTCCCCCTGCCCTCCGTGACCGTCAATATCCAGACGGACAAACCAGGTGGGCTTACTGGTGAGCACTCCACGGGAGGTGCCCGCCGGTCGCTTAAATATCAGATCACTGCGTCTATAGCTCAGTTCCATGCCAGACACCTTATGGGAATTTAGGAAACTGATCGAAATCCGGCTCGCGTTTTTCCAGGAAAGCGTTCTTGCCCTCCTGAGCCTCTTCCATCATATAGAACATCATGGTGGCATTACCGGCAAGCTCCTGGATACCGGCCTGACCGTCAAGCTCAGCATTAAGACCCGCCTTGATCATGCGCAGGGCCATGGGGCTCCGTTTGATAATCTTTTCACACCACTCAACGGTGGTATCTTCCAGCTGTTCCAGAGGAACAACCTTATTAACCATCCCCATATCCATTGCCTCCTGAGCAGAGTACTGATCACAGAGAAACCAGATTTCCCGGGCCTTCTTCTGGCCAACCTGACGGGCAAGATAGGAGGAACCAAAGCCTGCATCAAAACTGCCCACCTTGGGTCCTGTCTGACCGAATTTGGCATTTTCCGAGGCAATGGTCAAATCGCAAACCACATGGAGGACATGGCCACCGCCAATGGCAAAACCATTTACCATGGCAATAACGGGCTTGGGCAGGGAACGGATGGCCTTTTGCAGATCGAGGACATTAAGACGGGGCACTCCGTCCTTACCGATATAACCACCGGTGCTCTTCACATTCTGATCACCACCCGCACAGAAGGCCTTATCGCCTGCACCAGTAAAGATCACCACCCGCACGTCCTGACACTCACGGCAATAGACCATGGCTTCAAGCATCTCTTTATTGGTATCGGGGGTAAAGGCGTTATAATAACGAGGACGATTAATGGTTATCTTGGCGATACCATTAAAAATCTCAAACTTAATCTCTTCATACTCTTTTATTGTTTTCCATTCTCTCATGGCTGTTTCCTTCGTTATATTATAGGGGGTAAAATTAATGGGAATCTTAAAAAATTAATATTTTCCATAAGGGGCACATGGAAAATTTTACCACAGGCATCGTTAATACCGAAGTCTACGCTGAGCTTCGATAATAGCCTTTTTCAAAGTTCCCTAATCTCTTTTGGTCGGATCAACAAACACCTCAAGAACCAGAGGGCCATCCTGCAGTCCTAAGAATTCCTCGGAAAAACCATCTATCTCCGAGGCCAGGCAACGGCGATAGGCCACGCCATATGCCTCTATCATCTTACCTATCTGCACAGGATGATGAGCGACAAAAAAGTCCTGATAGCCGGGACTGACACTGGGCCCCTTCAGCCTTCTAAAAATATCACCACCCTGATTATTGAGAATAACAATACGCAGGTTGGAAGGCAGATTGCGGTTCCAGAGGGCATTGGAGTCATAGACAAAGCTCAGATCACCCAAACAACAGAGGACCAGCTGATCCGTTGCCAGGGCAACCCCCACGGCGGTGGAGAGACAGCCATCAATGCCCGCCACCCCTCGATTGCTATGATAGAGAAGATCAGCTCTGGAGGCCAGTTTTTGGGCATGACGCACGGACATGGAGTTGCCCAGATGGGCAATACTACCTGCGGGCAGTTGGCCCAGCAGTCTCTTCAGAACCAGAAACTCATCATCTTGGTTCTCAGCAACTCCCTCGGGCAGAGCCCAGAGATCACGAAAACCGGCAGCTGGCTCCACCTGCTGAGCAAGACGGCGAAAAAATGTTGTGGGGGCAAGATCAAGTTCTGCACTGAGGCACTGATAGGTATCAATACCCATCTGGGCAGGATCGAGGCGAAAGTGAAAGGCCGGTTTAAACTCCCGCAGGAGGAGCTTGATGTGCTTTGCAACCAGATGACCGCCAAAGGAGATAAGACAGTCAGGGGCCAGAAGAGATCTGGATGCCTCATCACAGGCCAGAAGCACGGCATCTGGTCTGTCCACCAGCCAGGGGCCGACGATATTGGCCGTGTTTTCGGCAATAATGGTCACAGTTTTGTCCGGAGCAAATCGAGCCAAAAGGGCCTGAAGCTCAGCATCGGCCACGCCCTGTCCACATACAATCATCCGCCGCTTGGCACCTCGCCAGGCAGACTCCACCTCCTGCCAGAGAGCTGGACTCATACCCTTGGGCTCTGCTAGCTGCAGAGGAGAAAGAGCAATAAGGGACTCAGCCATCAATTCGCCTCCATAGAGGGGTTCATCGAGGGGAATATTGATATGAACGGGGCCAAAGCAGGGAGAGAGGGCGGTAGAAAAGGCCTGAGCTATGACTCGCGCCGACAGTTCCAGCTCCGCCACAGTTTCCGGTTCTTCAGGCAGGCTATAACTACCCTTAACAATATTGGCAAAGAGGTTATCCTGGCAAATGGTCTGACTATCCTGCTGACCAACCAGACGGGCCGGACGATCGGCTGAAAGAACTATAAGGGGGGCCCGCAGATAGTAGGCCTCGGCAATAGCCGGTCCATAGTTGAGCAGAGCCGTCCCCGAGGTACAGAGCACTCCCACCGGGGCCTGTAGTTCCGTTGCCAGACCGAGGGCCACAAAGGCCGCTGATCGTTCATCGACAATGCTCAGGCACTCTATCTGGGATGAAGCAGCAAAGGCACGGATAAGGGGGGCGTTACGGGAACCAGGAGAAATCACCAAATGGCGCATGCCATGGGCGATACAGTGATGAGCAAGGTCTGAAATATGTTGTTTTGCACGCATATTATCTATTGTATGAGGCTTCCGGCCATTGGCCGGGGTCAGTAAGGCAGACCCTGCACAGACTGACAGGAATTTAATTATCCAGGGCGGAGAGAATAGTCTTGGTCTTCAGTACAGTTTCCGTCCACTCATCCTCGGCAACAGAGTCCGAAGTGATGCCACCACCGACATATACCTGAGCATAACCTCTGCATACCTGCATACAGCGCAGATTCACATAAAGAGAAATCTGTTCCGGAGATATATTTACCGGCCCCAGAAAGCCCGAGTAGTACTGGCGATCGTGTTTCTCCAAACCATGGAGGAAGGTACGGGCCGCCTCCTTGGGCATACCACATACCGCCGGGGTGGGATGGAGGGCCTGAAGCAGCGGGCTTAGCTTACCACCTATCTCATGTGAATCACAGGAAAATTCTGTGCATAGATGGAGCATATTGCCAGCCTGACGTGGATAGGGCAGGCCCCTCTTAACCGACTTCAGATCAAAGCTAATGAGAAGATCATTTATATAATCGGTGACATACTGTTGTTCCTGTCTCTCTTTCTCTGACCAGGCAGAAAATTTTTGGTTTTCGGGAGTGTTTTTTCGAGTGGCCGCAAGAGCGATGGTTTGCAACTTCCCCTGCCCGACCGAAGCCAGAATCTCCGGAGTGGCTCCCAACCAGAGATGCCCATCCGCCTGAAAGATATAGACGAGGGAGTGGGGATAACGAGCACACATTCTTATATAGGTGGCCACCACCTTTTCCCGAATATCGTCCCTAATAATCTCCACCCGAGAGAGTACGGCCTTGGCAAACCGACCCGCCTCGATGGCCGTAACCAGACTGTCCACCTCCTGCAGATACTCCGCATGGTCACACTGATAGGTCTCACCAATGTCTCCGCAACCATTAAGCGAATTACCACCAAACTGCTCCAGTCTGGCAAAAAGAGACTCATCTGGAGCATCACCTACTGAGATCAGATCCGGGGAGATAAGGATGGGACGGCAGGAATCGCTCTCGACAAAGGGGGCAATGGCAAAGCCCCTCTGCTCAGATATTTCATGATCAACACTGAGCCTCAGGGGCTCTCCGCCATCCTGGGCCAGGGTAACAATATCACAGCCCGGCTCTCGATAAGAGGCAAAGCAGAGTTTTTTATCCAGACAGAGCTGAAGCAGTTGAGGCAGGGTTTTCTTTATAGGTTTCATGGGGTCAACCAGACTATGCCTCAGCCGCAAGCTTTACGGTGATACGACAGAGGGCAACGGTCTTACCCATCTCTGTCTCCACCCGCACATCCCAGATATGACTAGTCCGGCCCCTATGGACAAGCAGGGGCTCGGCGTAGACATAGCCCTCACGCACCGATGAGAGAAGAGAGGCATCAACATGATAACCAAAGGCCGCCATATCTCTGTCTGTACAGGAAGAGGCGACACTGGCAACGGTCTCGGCCAGGGCAATGGTAGCGCCTCCATGCAGATAGCCATGGGGTTGTTGGGTGCGGCTATCGACCTTCATCCGCGCTCGGGGGACACCATTTCTATATGAGATGAATTCAATACCCAGATTCTGGATCATTGAATCCTTACAAATTTTATTTATTTCGTCTAAAGTCATAAATATAGAGACCACATTCCAGGCAATAAACTTCACCAAAATAGTACGTTAAATAGAGCGTTCAAGATGCCCAGACTGTAGTCCCTCCCCCGTTCTATGGCAAGTTTTTTCTTTAAGGAGATGTCTTGCCGAAAAAGGCCCTGCAAAAAGAAAACCCACTTTTTCTCCGCCTAAGAAAAGGGCCAGGACTAAACAGCTCGCCCATAAAAGGGCCTCGCCTCCTCCAGGAATAATCTCTTCTCCTCTCCTTATCGCAAAAAAGTCTTTCATCTTTTCCTGTTTCCAACTATAAGAAAGCTGTGTGTGAAGTGGGCTCATGATCGCCCCGACTTTCGCAGTCGGAGAGGAAAGTCCGAACTCCGCAGGGCAAGATGGTTCGTAACACGAACACTGGGTGACCGGTGGAAAGTGCCACAGAAAATAGACCGCCTGGTTCGCCAGGTAAGGGTGAAACGGCGAGGTAAGAGCTCACCGCTTTCACGGTGACGTGGAAGGCAGGGCAAACCCCATCTGGAGCAAGACCAAATAGAGAGATGTTTGAGGGCGGCTCCGTCCGAGATCTCCGGGTAGGTTGCAAGAGGCGTCGGGCAACCGACGTCCCAGTGAAATGATCATGGCTCCCTTCGGGGAGAGACAGAATTCGGCTTATAGCCCACTTCGCACATTTTTTTTCGTCTCAAAACAAGGAAACATCTCACCGCAAGACAGGAAAATGAAAAACGGTGCAGTCATCATACCCGCAGCAGGTAGCGGCACACGGATGAAACTGGATTACCCCAAACAGTATCATGCTGTTGCGGGGACTCCCATTATCGTTCACACCATACG from the Desulfotalea psychrophila LSv54 genome contains:
- the menB gene encoding 1,4-dihydroxy-2-naphthoyl-CoA synthase, translating into MREWKTIKEYEEIKFEIFNGIAKITINRPRYYNAFTPDTNKEMLEAMVYCRECQDVRVVIFTGAGDKAFCAGGDQNVKSTGGYIGKDGVPRLNVLDLQKAIRSLPKPVIAMVNGFAIGGGHVLHVVCDLTIASENAKFGQTGPKVGSFDAGFGSSYLARQVGQKKAREIWFLCDQYSAQEAMDMGMVNKVVPLEQLEDTTVEWCEKIIKRSPMALRMIKAGLNAELDGQAGIQELAGNATMMFYMMEEAQEGKNAFLEKREPDFDQFPKFP
- the menD gene encoding 2-succinyl-5-enolpyruvyl-6-hydroxy-3-cyclohexene-1-carboxylic-acid synthase, with product MRAKQHISDLAHHCIAHGMRHLVISPGSRNAPLIRAFAASSQIECLSIVDERSAAFVALGLATELQAPVGVLCTSGTALLNYGPAIAEAYYLRAPLIVLSADRPARLVGQQDSQTICQDNLFANIVKGSYSLPEEPETVAELELSARVIAQAFSTALSPCFGPVHINIPLDEPLYGGELMAESLIALSPLQLAEPKGMSPALWQEVESAWRGAKRRMIVCGQGVADAELQALLARFAPDKTVTIIAENTANIVGPWLVDRPDAVLLACDEASRSLLAPDCLISFGGHLVAKHIKLLLREFKPAFHFRLDPAQMGIDTYQCLSAELDLAPTTFFRRLAQQVEPAAGFRDLWALPEGVAENQDDEFLVLKRLLGQLPAGSIAHLGNSMSVRHAQKLASRADLLYHSNRGVAGIDGCLSTAVGVALATDQLVLCCLGDLSFVYDSNALWNRNLPSNLRIVILNNQGGDIFRRLKGPSVSPGYQDFFVAHHPVQIGKMIEAYGVAYRRCLASEIDGFSEEFLGLQDGPLVLEVFVDPTKRD
- a CDS encoding chorismate-binding protein, yielding MKPIKKTLPQLLQLCLDKKLCFASYREPGCDIVTLAQDGGEPLRLSVDHEISEQRGFAIAPFVESDSCRPILISPDLISVGDAPDESLFARLEQFGGNSLNGCGDIGETYQCDHAEYLQEVDSLVTAIEAGRFAKAVLSRVEIIRDDIREKVVATYIRMCARYPHSLVYIFQADGHLWLGATPEILASVGQGKLQTIALAATRKNTPENQKFSAWSEKERQEQQYVTDYINDLLISFDLKSVKRGLPYPRQAGNMLHLCTEFSCDSHEIGGKLSPLLQALHPTPAVCGMPKEAARTFLHGLEKHDRQYYSGFLGPVNISPEQISLYVNLRCMQVCRGYAQVYVGGGITSDSVAEDEWTETVLKTKTILSALDN
- a CDS encoding PaaI family thioesterase, encoding MIQNLGIEFISYRNGVPRARMKVDSRTQQPHGYLHGGATIALAETVASVASSCTDRDMAAFGYHVDASLLSSVREGYVYAEPLLVHRGRTSHIWDVRVETEMGKTVALCRITVKLAAEA